TTCTCGGCGAAGGTCTTGAGGAAGGTCTCGCGCTCGGCCGAGATCAGCTTGACCACCCGGTAAGCGTTGGCCCGCGGGAGGCCTTCGGCTTCGAGGGTGGTGACCAACGCCTCCTGCGCCAGGTAGGGTTCGTCGGCGTAGCGCGCGTAGTGGGCCCGGACCTGCCCTTCCACGACCTCCTGCTCGGCCTTGGTGGAGAGGTATGCGCCGGCCGCCATGGAGAAGGCGCCCGCGATCATCTGGACGATGCCGGCCAGCAGGACGAGGCGGTTGTCGGCGGTAGCGCTGTGAACCCCCGCGACGAATCCCATCGAGGAGATCAGCCCGTCCTGCATGCCGAAGACGACTTCACGGATCTGGCTGAGCCAGCGGATCTGCTGGCGCGCGCGCTCCCCCTCGGCCACCGCTCACCGCTCCCCCGGATCCCCGGGATGCCAGTCGGCGGGGCACTGGCGTCCGGTCCGGAGGGCTTGCAGGACCCGCAGAGTCTCGTCCACGCTCCGCCCAACGTTGTACGCGCTCTGGACGGCGTACGCCACGCGCCCGTCGGGAGCCACGATGTAGGTCCCCCGGGCGCAGCGGTTGGTCTCGGGATCGAGGACATGGTAGAGCCGCGAGACCTCCCGGCCCTCGTCCGAGAGGAGCGGGTAGGCGATTCCGCCCAGTTCCTTCACCCACTCCAGATGGAGGCTCGGCGGGTCCACGCTCACGCCGAGGATGTCGGCTCCCTCCTGCTGGAAGGCGGTGTGGCGGGCGTGGAAGCCCCTGACCTCGGTGGGGCAGACGAACGAAAAGTCGGCCGGGTAGAAGAAGAGCACCACCCACCGGTCCTTCAAGTCCTTCAGGCGGAACTCGCCGCGGCGCCCGGCATGGACGCCGGGCAGCGCGAAGTCAGGGGCCGGGAGGCCGACGCTGATCACGTGGAGGCGCCGGCCTCCTCCCCGAGCCGAACGAAGAGCAGGCCGTCAAGGAGCTTCGGGTAGAAGTGGGTGGACTTCTGCGGGAGCAGCTCCCCCGCCCCCACCACCGCCTGAAGCTCCTCCTGACGCGTCGGCGGGAGCAAGAACCCGGCCTGATAGCTTCCCTTCCTGACCAGCGCCACCGCCTCGGCGGCGTCCGCGGTGTACTCCACGCGCGTCTTTCGAATGAGGGTCTCCTCGGTGATGCCGACAAACGGCTTCAGCAGACCTTCGTGGAGCACCGACACCGCCAGCCGTCGCCAGGCGGGAGAGGTCCCCTGGGGCCACGGGATGGCGTCAACAGCGTCAGGGCGGAGGGTCAGCAGATACCCCGGGCCCTCGGCTCCCGCCACCACCGCAATCGCGTGGGATCCTGCCCGAGCCCGGGCGTCGAGCGCGGACGTGAGGGCCGCGGTTTCCGTTGGGCAATCCGGGAGCACGGGGCATTGCTCCACCTCAAACCAGCTTGCGGCCCGAGAGAGGAGCGTTGCAAGGCTGAAGCCCTCCACGTTGTGGACCAGCCGATGGCTGGCGTAGATCGTGAGCCCGGGAGCCTCGAGAGGGAAAATCGCGATCAGCTTCTGGTCGGCGCCGGGATGCCGGCGACGGTACTCGAGCGCCGTCTCGTAGCGGTGATGGCCGTCGGCGATGATCAGACGACGGTCAGCCATGAGGGCCTGGACCCGCGCGATCGCGGCGCGGTCGGTGACCCGCCAGAGTCGGTGCAACTCTCCCTTGAGGTCATACGCCTCGGCGAGCGGCGCTGTCTCCGGCGCCGCGGTGGCGCGCTCGAGCTCGCCGGCCGGGTCGCTCGTCAGCATGAAGATCAACCCGGTGTCGGCCCCGGTGGCCTCCAGGTGGCGAAGCCGGTCGGCCTTGGGGCCGGCGTGGGTGAGCTCGTGGGGCAGGACGACGCGTTCCGAGTACTCGACCAATTCGCCCAGGGCGATGAAGCCCCTGCGAGTCACGCTTTCGCCCCCGACCCGATACGTCGTGAGGTACGGGTAGAGCGCGGGCTCGGGGTCGCGGATAAAGACCTGCTCGGCGATCCACCGGTCCAGATACCCCCGCGCCCGCCGGTACTTGTTCCGCTCGCCGTCGTCCTCCGGCTCGTCGCGCCCGAAGGTGATCCGCACCACGTTCCAGGGATGCCTGGCATAGAGGGTGGCCTGGATGTCGGGATCGATCTGGTCGTAGGGCGGGGCCACGACGGCAGAAAGATCCGACACCTTCGCGGGGTCATACCGGTAGCCCCTGAACGGGTGGATTCTCACTGAAACTCGATCCCCCGCTCGGTGATCCGGTACTCGACGATCTCGTCCGACATGGCGCTGGCGCGGTGCTTGACCACGCAGCAGAAGCGCCCGAGGCGGTTCCCGACCCGCTCGCTCCCCATCACGAGGATCGTGTTCGCCACCGCACCCAGGTCGCCCGCCTCGACCCTGCGCGCGATCAGGTCGTCCAGGCGGGTCTCCTCGGTGGTCACCACGAGGAGGGTGGTGAGCGCCCCGTGGTCGTAGCGATGGGTATCGATGAAGCTCCGGTGCTTCCACACCGGCATGCAGATCTCCATGCCCAGGGTCTCCGAGTCGCGGTGGACCACCTTGCGGTACAGGTCGTCGAAGAGGAAGAACTGGATGGACTCGGCGGGAACGTCCATCGGCTCCACGCCGTCCACCATCACCCGCCGCGTCCCCGCGCAGAAGTGGAAGTAGAAGAAGGGGCGCACCGTGTAGAGGGCACGGCTATAGGTGGCCTTCCAGCTCCAGTCGAACTCGAGGCCGTCGCTGGTCGCGACCTGGTAGTCGTGGAGCTTCCCGACCCACGGGAACGCGTCCAGGTAGCAGTCGGCGAGCGCGTCGTCCGGCGGGTACGGGTCGGTCATCGGCATCACGGTGTGCGTCCATCGCCCGAGCTTCCAGCCGAAGAGCCGCTCCGCGTACGTGTGGTGCTGCTGGGAATCTCCGCGGGCGTTCATGTCGAAGACCAGCCCGGGGGCGCGGTCGGCGGCGACGCCGTGGCGGGCGAAGGTGAGGCCCAGGTGCGTCTTCCCGATCCCGGTCGCGCCGTAGACGACGGCGAGCGTGCCGGGCAGCAACCCGCCGCCGAGCATCGCGTCCAGACGCTCGATTCCCGTCGAGACCCGCGAAGTCACGGGCGCGATTGTACGGAACCCGTGCCGGGCGGTCAAGTGAGCGGATCGAAGGATCAACTCGGGCCTCGCCTCGTGGCGATTTACTCGGGTCTCGCCTCGTCGCTGTCCTCGCCTCCGGCTCGTCCGAAGCGCCTTGGCTCGAACTGCCACGCCTGCGGCTCGTCCGAAGCCCCTCGGCTCGAACTGCTTTTCGCCGCGAACTGGCGCTCGTAGAGGCCGCGCAGCTCGGCCAGCGTCGTGGCCTGCTCGGGACCCTTGTCCTCGCGGATCCGCGCGATGCGCGCGAAGCGGAGGGCGAACCCCGACGGGTACTGCGGGCTCCGCTGGATCTCGTTGTACGCGACCTCGACGACGACCTCGGGGCGCACCGTCACCGTGTAGCCGTCGTCGGCCACTTCGAGGCCCCGCAGCCGCGCCGTCATGGCCGCGAACTCCGCATCCGTGAGCCCCTTGAAGGTCTTCCCGACAGGCGCGAAGCCGCCAGTCCCGTCGGCGACCGCGAGGTGGTAGTTCGACAGCCAGCCGCGCCGGCGCCCCGAGCCCCGATCGGCGGCCACGATGACACAGTCGAGAGTCTCGGCCGGCTTGATCTTGAACCAGCGCTTGCCCCGGCTCCCCGGCGCGTACGGGCTCGCCAGGGCCTTCGCCATCACCCCCTCGTGGCCGGCTGCCAGCGCCTGCGCGAGGAAGGCGCCGGCGGCGGACGCGTCGGCCGGGGTCGTCCGGCGCGCCAGATAGGCGCCACCGGTGACCCGCTCGAGCTGAGTCCAGCGCGCCTCGTAGGGCTCGTCCACGAGCGACCGGCCATCGGCCAGCAGGCAGTCGAAGAAGTAGAGGGCCACCGGAACCTCGCGCGCCGCGGCCTCGAGGTCGTGGATGCGGCGGAACCGGCGCATCAGCTCCTGAAAGGGCAGCGGACGGCCGTCCCGTCCCACCGCGACCACCTCGCCGTCGAGGACGAGGGAGTCCGAGCGCAGCTCCCGGCGCGCGATCGCGACGACCTCCGGAAGGCTCGCGGTGACCTCCGTGAGTCGGCGGCTCCAGATCCGGACCCGCTCGCCCAGCTTGTGGAGCTGGATGCGGGCGCCGTCGTACTTGAACTCGAGGGCGGTCCGCCCCCCGTGGGC
Above is a window of Candidatus Rokuibacteriota bacterium DNA encoding:
- a CDS encoding peroxiredoxin, coding for MISVGLPAPDFALPGVHAGRRGEFRLKDLKDRWVVLFFYPADFSFVCPTEVRGFHARHTAFQQEGADILGVSVDPPSLHLEWVKELGGIAYPLLSDEGREVSRLYHVLDPETNRCARGTYIVAPDGRVAYAVQSAYNVGRSVDETLRVLQALRTGRQCPADWHPGDPGER
- a CDS encoding VIT1/CCC1 transporter family protein, which translates into the protein MAEGERARQQIRWLSQIREVVFGMQDGLISSMGFVAGVHSATADNRLVLLAGIVQMIAGAFSMAAGAYLSTKAEQEVVEGQVRAHYARYADEPYLAQEALVTTLEAEGLPRANAYRVVKLISAERETFLKTFAEKVLGVGAAQERVPLSAALLMGVSFCLGAIIVLAPYFVVVGYRALWTAIGLTAIALFGIGVAKAVLAGTRLLVSGLEFLLVAAASAAVGYLLGSLLPPGLAP
- a CDS encoding DUF1015 domain-containing protein, with product MRIHPFRGYRYDPAKVSDLSAVVAPPYDQIDPDIQATLYARHPWNVVRITFGRDEPEDDGERNKYRRARGYLDRWIAEQVFIRDPEPALYPYLTTYRVGGESVTRRGFIALGELVEYSERVVLPHELTHAGPKADRLRHLEATGADTGLIFMLTSDPAGELERATAAPETAPLAEAYDLKGELHRLWRVTDRAAIARVQALMADRRLIIADGHHRYETALEYRRRHPGADQKLIAIFPLEAPGLTIYASHRLVHNVEGFSLATLLSRAASWFEVEQCPVLPDCPTETAALTSALDARARAGSHAIAVVAGAEGPGYLLTLRPDAVDAIPWPQGTSPAWRRLAVSVLHEGLLKPFVGITEETLIRKTRVEYTADAAEAVALVRKGSYQAGFLLPPTRQEELQAVVGAGELLPQKSTHFYPKLLDGLLFVRLGEEAGAST
- a CDS encoding ATP-dependent DNA ligase translates to MTLGEFCALCRELEATRSRLAKTALAAEFLRRLTPDEIAPAVAFLAGRPFPTSDPRVLEASWATLSELLASLGPAPAASSLTLLDVARGFADVADASGPGSRRRKAGRLGELFNRASAEEREVLPKILLGEMRIGLHDGLIQEALARAAGADPELVRRAALFLSDLSEVGRIALSEGPQGLEGVGVRLFVPLLPMLAELSQDFAEVFEAHGGRTALEFKYDGARIQLHKLGERVRIWSRRLTEVTASLPEVVAIARRELRSDSLVLDGEVVAVGRDGRPLPFQELMRRFRRIHDLEAAAREVPVALYFFDCLLADGRSLVDEPYEARWTQLERVTGGAYLARRTTPADASAAGAFLAQALAAGHEGVMAKALASPYAPGSRGKRWFKIKPAETLDCVIVAADRGSGRRRGWLSNYHLAVADGTGGFAPVGKTFKGLTDAEFAAMTARLRGLEVADDGYTVTVRPEVVVEVAYNEIQRSPQYPSGFALRFARIARIREDKGPEQATTLAELRGLYERQFAAKSSSSRGASDEPQAWQFEPRRFGRAGGEDSDEARPE
- a CDS encoding recombinase RecA, with amino-acid sequence MTSRVSTGIERLDAMLGGGLLPGTLAVVYGATGIGKTHLGLTFARHGVAADRAPGLVFDMNARGDSQQHHTYAERLFGWKLGRWTHTVMPMTDPYPPDDALADCYLDAFPWVGKLHDYQVATSDGLEFDWSWKATYSRALYTVRPFFYFHFCAGTRRVMVDGVEPMDVPAESIQFFLFDDLYRKVVHRDSETLGMEICMPVWKHRSFIDTHRYDHGALTTLLVVTTEETRLDDLIARRVEAGDLGAVANTILVMGSERVGNRLGRFCCVVKHRASAMSDEIVEYRITERGIEFQ